In Candida orthopsilosis Co 90-125, chromosome 4 draft sequence, a single genomic region encodes these proteins:
- a CDS encoding Lpd1 dihydrolipoamide dehydrogenase, producing the protein MLRSFKPTSVQQKFAQFVRFASTKKYDVVVIGGGPGGYVAAIKAAQLGLDTACIEKRGALGGTCLNVGCIPSKSLLNNTHLLHQIQHEAKDRGIAIDGTVGVDFAKLMAAKEKSVKQLTGGVESLFKKNKVDYLKGTGSFVDDKTVKVQPIDENAEPIEVEADNFIVATGSEPTPFPGIEVDEERIVTSTGILSLKEIPKRLAIIGGGIIGLEMASVYSRLGSKVTVIEFLPAIGAGMDAEVAKTTQKLLSKQGLDFKLGTKVTKGERDGDIVKIEVEDAKSGKKEDIEADVLLVAIGRRPYTEGLNLEAAGLEKDNKGRLIIDDQYKTQKDNIRVIGDVTFGPMLAHKAEEEGIAAAEIIKNGHGHVNYANIPSVMYTHPEVAWVGLNEQQLKEQGIKYTVGKFPFIANSRAKTNLDTDGFVKILADAETQRVLGAHIIGPNAGEMIAEAGLALEYGASAEDIARTCHAHPTLSEAFKEAALAAYDKPINF; encoded by the coding sequence ATGTTGAGATCGTTTAAACCAACTTCTGTCCAACAAAAATTCGCTCAATTCGTTAGATTTGCATCCACCAAGAAATACGACGTCGTTGTCATTGGTGGTGGTCCAGGTGGATACGTTGCTGCTATCAAGGCAGCACAATTGGGTTTGGACACCGCctgtattgaaaaaagaggAGCATTGGGGGGTACTTGCTTGAATGTAGGTTGTATTCcatccaaatcattatTGAACAACACTCACTTGttgcatcaaattcaacacGAAGCCAAAGATAGAGGTATTGCCATTGATGGTACAGTTGGCGTtgattttgccaaattgatGGCTGCCAAAGAAAAGTCTGTCAAGCAATTAACTGGGGGTGTCGAATCCTTGtttaaaaagaataaagtCGACTACTTGAAAGGAACTGgttcatttgttgatgacaaaACAGTCAAGgttcaaccaattgacGAAAATGCAGAACCAATTGAGGTCGAAGCTGACAACTTTATTGTTGCTACTGGTTCGGAACCAACTCCGTTCCCAGGTATCGAAGTTGACGAAGAAAGAATCGTCACCTCTACTGGTATTTTATCCTTGAAAgaaattccaaaaagatTAGCAATCATCGGTGGTGGTATTATTGGTTTGGAAATGGCTTCAGTATACTCAAGATTAGGATCAAAGGTTACtgttattgaatttttacCAGCTATTGGTGCCGGTATGGATGCCGAAGTTGCAAAGACTactcaaaaattgttgtcAAAACAAGGACTAGACTTTAAATTAGGTACCAAGGTCACTAAAGGTGAAAGAGATGGTGATATCGTCAAGATCGAAGTTGAAGATGCCAAATCAGGTAAGAAGGAAGATATCGAAGCTGATGTTTTGTTGGTTGCCATTGGTAGAAGACCATACACTGAAGGATTGAACTTGGAAGCTGCTggtttggaaaaagatAACAAGGGTAGATTAATTATCGATGACCAATATAAGACTCAAAAGGATAACATTAGAGTTATTGGTGATGTTACATTTGGCCCTATGTTGGCCCACAAggcagaagaagaaggtaTTGCAGCAGCagaaatcatcaaaaacgGTCATGGTCATGTAAACTACGCAAACATTCCTTCCGTTATGTATACACACCCAGAAGTTGCATGGGTTGGATTGaatgaacaacaattgaaagaacAGGGAATTAAATACACCGTTGGTAAGTTTCCATTCATTGCCAACTCAAGAGCTAAAACCAACTTGGATACTGATGGTTTTGTCAAGATCCTCGCCGATGCTGAAACCCAAAGAGTTTTGGGTGCTCACATCATTGGACCAAATGCTGGTGAAATGATTGCTGAGGCTGGTTTGGCTTTGGAATACGGTGCTTCTGCTGAAGATATCGCAAGGACATGTCATGCCCACCCCACATTATCTGAAGCTTTCAAGGAAGCTGCTTTGGCTGCTTACGACAAACCAATTAACTTCTAA
- a CDS encoding Rgd2 protein (S. cerevisiae homolog RGD2 has Rho GTPase activator activity, has role in small GTPase mediated signal transduction and localizes to cytoplasm, cellular bud neck): MSFAENFWTQDYNSGFQILFGQLYEGIRENDDFIDLFRKRMESEMLYGTSLKSISTNAKPSSKRQTNDDYASTIKNVYSELHDNFNKQGQSHLEIAENIEAMVLNPFEKWCKEHEQRIGYSTSTINAKYKSLKSTQAQVDKLQKKYFNKCRILEEFKSHYSEEELNEEMSDSEFYRKISGSKAVESTDEDGDEEAETSFEFTHAEFNSKQMETLLKKMLIGIPRTAHKVPILGTYQDVSTGSSITQWVLDNVPEVEKNLDKAEKFGQDLIKYEFIRVVGSMGKSFINSSQFFYQWKQKAFDSAQIIPNSSDGGSNGFSRGFSTFNFDDVKEAIGVSGVDYSDKSQYPRLLNDVRSLDASYFEKIRELDALRCEFEELVMDHLTFMQKCELDRLKAIKKVAFDFIASFANRVKQLQMVTDELVLLEETINPVSDLKFLIENYATGYYKPHVTLYDNYYDSNLRQTFGVDLNVKSRLDKKVVPIILQCILSHLDHTYPDLKNDEERINLWTQPVHLSNVHKLRSQLNDLSDPSKISEILSQSNPVVITNVLKLYLLELPDSLIPHNFYDVIKLLYVNYNEESQKATRINGLQNVLSELPKCNIATLDALLTHLKRLVQIIGAKDKEASKNLQNALCLEFGKLILRPKTSTHSELSKSSFNDKHPVSTMQDLLKNKETIFNELRRNSSKTKSNSAANSPNVSRTGSTKSQKNTPFAPSESLAAKSKSRLESRLKKAVKHRETGSSSDQPEEVTESGATPQHNDIVHKVQTESSSKSDSRSRSETPPPTPAKSPMSLKRSVSPKKKRLSSMLLDDAVESTPKTPSKSRSQSGDETDNDTPSKSGSNGSSKVSSK, encoded by the coding sequence ATGTCATTTGCAGAGAATTTCTGGACTCAGGATTACAACCTGGGGTTTCAAATTCTATTTGGACAGTTATATGAAGGGATACGTGAAAATGATGACTTCATAGACTTATTCAGAAAAAGAATGGAGCTGGAGATGCTATATGGTACATCCctcaaatcaatatcaacaaacGCAAAGCCCAGTAGTAAACGTCAAACTAATGACGATTACGCgtcaacaatcaaaaatgtCTACTCGGAATTGCATgataatttcaacaaacaGGGGCAATCCCACTTGGAAATTGCAGAAAATATTGAGGCAATGGTTCTCAAtccatttgaaaaatggtgTAAGGAGCACGAACAACGAATTGGATACTCCACATCAACCATCAATGCGAAATATAAATCGCTAAAGTCAACCCAAGCTCAAGTGGacaaattacaaaagaagtATTTTAACAAGTGCAGGATTTTGGAAGAGTTTAAAAGCCATTATTCAGAAGAAGAGTTGAATGAGGAGATGAGTGACTCCGAGTTTTACAGGAAAATCTCAGGATCAAAAGCAGTAGAATCcactgatgaagatgggGATGAGGAAGCGGAAACAAGCTTTGAGTTCACTCATGCAGAATTTAATTCTAAGCAAATGGAAACACtcttgaagaaaatgttgaTTGGTATACCTCGTACAGCCCACAAAGTTCCCATTTTAGGGACATATCAAGATGTGTCAACAGGAAGCTCAATCACACAATGGGTGCTCGATAATGTACCTGAAGTCGAAAAGAATCTCGACAAAGCAGAAAAATTTGGAcaagatttgataaagtatGAATTTATTCGCGTAGTTGGGTCAATGGGAAAATCATTTATTAATTCgtctcaatttttttacCAATGGAAACAAAAAGCTTTTGATCTGGCTCAGATTATTCCAAACAGTAGCGATGGTGGTAGTAATGGATTTTCAAGAGGTTTTAGCACATTCaactttgatgatgttaaAGAAGCCATAGGTGTTAGTGGGGTGGACTATTCCGACAAATCACAATATCCCAGACTACTCAATGATGTCAGATCTTTGGACGCCCTgtactttgaaaaaattagAGAGCTTGATGCATTGAGATGTGAGTTTGAAGAACTTGTTATGGATCATTTAACGTTTATGCAAAAGTGTGAATTGGATCGATTGAAAGCAATCAAGAAGGTGGCTTTTGACTTCATAGCAAGCTTCGCGAATAGGGTCAAGCAATTGCAAATGGTCACTGATGAGTTAGTCTTATTGGAAGAAACAATCAATCCTGTAAGTGACTTGAAGTTCTTGATTGAGAATTATGCTACTGGTTATTATAAACCTCATGTGACATTGTACGATAACTATTATGACTCCAACCTTAGACAAACGTTTGGCGTTGACTTGAATGTCAAGTCCAGACTAGACAAAAAGGTAGTTCCAATCATTTTGCAATGCATTTTGAGCCATTTAGACCATACATACCCtgatttgaagaatgaCGAAGAAAGAATTAATCTCTGGACCCAACCTGTGCATTTATCAAATGTCCACAAATTACGATCACAACTTAATGACTTATCTGACCCAAGTAAGATATCCGAAATACTCAGCCAATCCAATCCCGTGGTTATCACCAACgtgttgaagttgtattTATTGGAGTTGCCAGACTCATTGATACCGCATAACTTTTACGACGTGATTAAGCTATTGTATGTCAACTATAACGAGGAGTCACAAAAAGCCACTCGTATCAATGGTCTTCAAAACGTGTTGTCAGAATTACCTAAATGCAACATAGCCACCCTCGATGCTTTGTTGACTCATCTTAAGAGGTTGGTACAAATCATTGGAGCAAAAGATAAGGAAGCTTCAAAAAACTTACAAAATGCTCTCTGTTTAGAGTTTGGCAAGTTGATATTACGTCCAAAAACAAGTACACACTCTGAGCTCTCAAAGAGCAGTTTCAACGATAAGCATCCTGTTAGTACCATGCAAGACTTACTCAAGAataaagaaacaatttttaATGAACTCAGAAGAAACAGCTCGAAAACGAAATCCAACAGTGCAGCAAATAGTCCCAATGTTAGTCGTACCGGTTCCACAAAGTCTCAGAAAAACACACCTTTCGCACCAAGTGAATCCTTGGCAGCTAAATCGAAATCCCGTTTGGAGTCCAGGTTAAAGAAAGCTGTAAAGCACAGAGAAACTGGCTCCTCTAGCGATCAGCCAGAGGAGGTTACCGAATCTGGAGCTACCCCCCAACACAATGATATTGTTCATAAAGTTCAGACAGAATCTAGTAGCAAATCCGACTCGAGATCACGTTCGGAAACTCCACCTCCAACCCCTGCCAAATCGCCAATGTCATTAAAACGTTCAGTCTCgccaaagaaaaaaagattgTCGTCAATGTTATTGGATGACGCTGTAGAATCAACGCCAAAGACGCCATCTAAGAGTAGAAGTCAACTGGGTGATGAAACTGATAACGATACGCCATCCAAGTCAGGATCCAACGGAAGCTCCAAAGTAAGTAGTAAATAG